The Psychrobacillus sp. FSL K6-2836 nucleotide sequence GCTATTACTTCTGGCCCTTCTCCGATTTCTGCTAGCAATCCAGTTACATCATCAAATCTTCGATAGGAAATACTTAAACCATCCAATATTTCTGCAAGCTTATTTGTAGTTTCATATTCCTTCCAGCTAACTTCTGGATACTGATGAAAGTGGTTAAACCACTGTAAAATTTGATTTTCTACTTGCATTTCACTTACACTCCCTTTTTACGCGGTAATTTATCCTATGATTTCACAAACTCGTCCTATTTGTCCATCTGTTAATCGTACTTTTATGCCATGTGGATGAAATGACGAATTCGTTAATAAGTCTTTCACAATTCCTTTTGTTTTCTCCCCTGATCGTTGATCTTTTTTTAATACTATATATACTTCTAATCCAGGTTTTACATCTTTTCTATTTTGACCATTCATTTATCTTCACCTCTTTTTGTATCGTACCACTTTCATGGTTTGGTTTCAGTATTTTGCTTCATAAATTGTAACTGTAGAATATGTTTGGTCCAACAAAGGAACAGGAATAATAATAAGAAGGATATTCGTGGAGAAAGAGGTGATAAGATTGGAAATATATACAATTGGACATTCTAGCCACACACAAAAATTTTTCGGAAGCATGCTAAAAAAGAATAACATCGAGCTTTTGGCGGATGTAAGGGCATTTCCAGGCAGTAGAAAATGGCCACAATTTTCAAAGGATGATTTTCCAAAGTGGCTTATAAAAGAAGACATTTCATATGAACACCTCTCCAAACTAGGTGGTAGACGTAGAAAGTCTAAAAAAATTAGTGAAGAAATGAACGCAGGCTGGAACAACCAATCATTTCATAATTATGCGGATTATACTTTGACGGAAGAGTTCCAAATAGGTATAAATGAACTTTTGGAAAAAGCAGCAGATAAAAGAACTGCCTATTGTTGTTCGGAGCGTCATCCTTCCCGTTGTCATCGTTTGCTTATCAGCAACTTTCTAGTAGCAAACGGGCATATCGTGAAGCATATTATTGACGTAAATGATAATGAAATTGAAATTGTAAATCACGAAGTTGGGATGTGGGGAGCTCCTGCACAAGTTAATGAGGATGGAATTGTAACATACCCTTTTTGTTAATCTACCAAATTAATAGACAAGGGATATGAATAAAAAGCAACAAAAATAGGGCTATCCTAGAAGTGATTTAATATCACTTACGAGATAGCCCCATGATTAACTTTTCACTTCTTTTTCAATGTCAGCAAGTGCCGTTGCGCTTACGTCCACACGTTTTAAGAAGAATGATAATACTAAAGCAACACATGTTACAACAGCGGCAACGATGAATGATAGTTGAACACCATGTAATAAGCTTTGTGCCTGTATTTGTTTCATTGCTTCTTCTGTCATGGATGCAGGGTCCATTGCTGCAGCTAACTCCTTACCACGAGTAGCCGCAGCACTAGTCATAATCGTAACAAAAATAGCTGTACCGATTGAACCGATCACTTGTTGCGCTGTATTGTTAACAGCTGTACCATGTGGGTTTAAACGTGTAGGTAATTGGTTTAAACCATTCGTCATAATTGGCATCATAACCATCGACATACCAAACATGCGTATTGTGTAAATACCAATAATGTAAGCATAGGAAGATTCAAGATCTAAACCTGCAAGCATGAATGTTGAAATAGCGGTAATACCTAAACCAATAACCGCTAAAACTCGGGGTCCAAATTTATCGAATAATTTCCCTGTGATTGGCGACATAACTCCCATAATAATAGCACCTGGTAACATCATTAAACCAGATTCTAAAGGGTCAATACCTCGCACGTCTTGTACGTAGGCAGGCGTTAAAATCATCCCAGAGAATAATGCCGCAGCATTTACCATTGAAATAACAGAACCAAGTGCGAACATTGGATATTTATAAACTCGCAAATCCAATAATGGTTCCTCTAATTTGAATTGGCGTGTAATGAATAAAAACAATGCAACAGCACCAACAATAATTGTTGTCAAAACAACTGTGTCTCCCCAACCATTTGAACTAGCCATTGAACAACCATATAAAATACCACCAAAACCAATTACAGATAACACAATTGAGAAGTAATCAAGAGATACTTTACGTGTATCCATCACATTTTCAAGTTTCCAAAACGCTAGAATTATGGAAAGAATCGCAAAGGGTAAAATCATCTCAAACAGTACGCGCCAATCGTAGTATTGTACGATATAGCCTGATAATGTAGGCCCAATTGCTGGAGCTGTAATCATAACTAAACCGAAAACACCCATAGCCGCACCACGTTTTTCACGAGGGAAGCTAACTAACATAACATTCATTAACAATGGTCCCATAACTGCCGAACCGGCAGCTTGTACCATACGCCCTGCTAAGAGGAATCCAAAGTTTGGTGCCAAAGCGGCCATTGCTGTACCAATTGTAAATAAAATCATTGATACAATAAATAATGTTCGGTTTTTAAAGCGTGTAATTAAAAATGCTGAAACAGGTATTAACACACCACTTACTAGCATGTAACCTGTGGCTAACCATTGAACCGTTGAATAGTCTTTACCAAAATCATCACGGATTGATGGTAATGCTACGTTTAATAATGAGTTATTTAAGAAAGAAACAAAGGCACCGAAAAATAAAATTGCCAGCATTAAATACGGTGGTTTCTTCTCTATCGTTGAAGTATTCATTTGTAATATCTCCTTAGTTTATATATTCCTTTTTTTATTCACTTGAAAGATTTTATACTAGTAGTCCAAATTTGTCTATAAAAATGTCTTCGTAGTTCAAATATTACATTCTCAACGAAAATATGTTATATAATGACCGTAGAATGTTAAAGAAGGAGTTATTATGAATAAACGTAAAAAAGCAGTGGTCGACCACGCAATATCCTTATTTGTAGAGCAAGGGATTGCTAATACATCGATACAAGATATTTTAGAGAGAGCAAGTATCTCTAAGGGAACCTTTTATAATTATTTTTCATCTAAGAATGATTGTGTAGAAGCAATTTTAGAACAGACACGCTACGATGCTGCATTAATGCGGAGCGGGCAAATGATAGGTAAGGATGCAAAGGATCTAGATGTATTAGTAGAACAAATTACAGTCTTATTACTAATAAATCAGTCTAGAGGATTAGATAAAATTTATGAAGAAATCTTACATTCAGGCGATAAAGAATTAAAGAAATTAGTACTAAAATCACGCGTACATGAGCTGCAGTGGTTAGGACAGCGCTTTATCGAAGTGTTTGGGGAAGAAATACGAAGCCATTCATTTGAAGCCGCTATCATTTATTATGGTATTTTACAGCACTTAACATTCACAGGTCGCTTAATGAATCAGCAGGATTTTAAATTTGAAGTTGTTATAAAAAGCACATTACGTTATATAGAAAAAATTGTGGAGATGCTCATGCATGAACAGACGAGTGTTTTAAATACAGATGATTTACATATTTTCTTTAGTTCATTTGTAGCGATCGAAATAACACGTAAGGAAGTGTTTGACCAGTTAGAACAGTTTAAAAATAGTAGCGATTTTACCAAAAATCAGCATGAGATTATTGAAGCAGTTACACAAGAGCTTGAGCAACAGCCAATTCGAAATATTGTACTAGAATCATTATTAAGAACAATGACCAATGAATTTAGCGATAGTGAGATGGTACAAGTAGTAAAAGAACTAACCAGTGGTCTTTGGTATTTAATGAAACAACAGAAACTATAAAGCAGCATTCTTAAATACGAATGATCTTTTACTTAATTTATTAATCTGGAAGAACTTACTTTGGAAGAAAAATTTTTTAAAGCCCGTATATAAAAAATAGAGCAATAGGATATCAATAATCCTTTTGCTCTTTTTCGTCATGACCTAACCTATTCGAAATTCACAGGACCCTGCGTTTCTGTACTCTCCCCCTTCACTATTTATCCGCTAAAAATTCCGTCCCTACTTCACTAAATAAATATGGCCTACCAGCTAGTAGTTTTCCAACTGCATATCAACCCCTTTTTACTCTGTAAGTGCGATTGCTCCAAGACCTTGTAAGGGTAGGAGGTGGGATAATTGTAATCCCCAAAAGTTCCGGAATATCTAAAGGTACTGGATCAAGAGTGACCGTATAAGCGTTAGATGTTCCACTAGGGTTCCACTAGCTACGAATATTCCTGGATTTTTATAAAATCTGCCTGATGCTCACTAACTTTTAATAACACAATTACATCGTAATCTGGTAGTAATACTATTTAATTTACTGAACCATTAATTTATAATCGCCTATTCTTCAGTATCAAAATATTATAAAAAAATACTTCTTGAAAAAGGTTTACAATACCTATCAGTTTAGTTAGTATTAAAAATACGAATTAGAATTTTCAAAAAATATAAGAAAGAAGGTTTATATTTTGGTAACACTCAAGAATACACATTTAACGTTAGGCAATGCGGAAGCACCGATAAAAGTGGAGGTATTTTTAAATCTAGCTTGTCCTTATTGCGCATCCTTCTTTGAACTTGTAGATGGAGCACTTCTACAATACATAAATGAGAACAAAGTCGAGTTAATCGTGAAGCATTATGATAAACCACGAGAAATGCTCTTACCAGGAACGCTGATTAACCTCAACTTAGACTATAGTAATCCTGCAAAAACATTAGATAACATTAATTCGTTATTTAAAGAGCAGGAAACATGGGATAAACTTTCAAGTCATGGTATTAAGGAATACATTGAAAATAATTATGGTTTGAAGGAAGAAGAGCCAAATATTGATATTAGTCTTCAAGTCACTGCAGAAGCAATTAAACGTGGAGTCAAAATGGTTCCAACTGTATTTATAAATGATTTAGAATTCCAATACCCTCGTGAAATTTTCTCGGAAGAATTAGTTCAAGTGTTAGAGCAACAACTATCTAAGGAGAAAGTATAAACATGAAATTAAAAAAGATCTTGTCGTTATCATTTATATTATGCATTTCTATTTTACTAGCAGCCTGTGGAGACGATTCGGAGAAAACATCTGCAGGAAATAAAAACGAGGTATCTGCTGACAAAAAAGTATTAAAAGTAGGTTCTTCAGGCATTTATCCTCCGTTTATCTCAGTTGATGATAAGGGTGTTCCACAAGGCTATGACGTGGAAGTGTTAGAGTTAGTAACTGAATCACTAGGTTACGAGATTGAATGGACATTTGCTGAGTTCTCAGGTATTTTCGGAATGTTAGACGCAGGTAATATTGATACAGTTTCAAATCTGATTGCAGCTACGGAAGAACGTCGTGCAAAATATGACTTTTCTTCTCCTTACGCATACTCAGGAGCGTCATTAGTTGTACCAGAAGATAATACTGATATTAATAGCATCGAAGATTTAAAGGGGAAAAAAGTAGGTGTCTTACTCGGTAACAATCTACATCAATTCCTAGAAAAATGGAATAAAGAAAATGGAAACGAAATTATTATTACCCCTTACCAAGACGTGAGCGGTACTTATAATGAAGTAGCCTTAGGTCGATTAGATGCCTTTATTGATGTGAAGATTACTGCTGCATCACGGATTAAAGACGAGGGTCTACCTTTAAAACTTTATGGTGAGGATTACTTAATCGACTTCGATTATGCTTTCCCATTTGTACGATCTAAAGAAAATAAAGAGTTTTTAGCAGATTTCAGTGCTGAAATTGAAAAGTTACAAGAAGATGGTACCTTAAAAAAACTATCTGACAAATGGAGTGCAATTGACGTAACCATTCCACACGAGAAATAAAAAGAGAAAGGCTACTCGCAGCAGAGTGGCCTTTCATTATTTTATATAAGAAAGGTTGCCTACTTTATGAAATTCGATTTTGAGTATATGATCAGTCTCTTCCCGAAAATCATTGAATTTTTACCAATTGTTTTATATATAGGGACATTGTCATTTCTATTAGCTATTTTGTTTGGATTAGTTTTTGCATTCCTCACTAATAATAAAACTAAGATATTATATCCTATTTTAAAAGTCATAATATCCTATTTCCGAGGAGTTCCAACCTTAATACAAATATTCATTTTATACTTTGGAGTGCCACAAATATTTCCAAGCTTCAGTACAATGAATGCGGTCACTGCTGTTACTATTGCCCTCAGTTTACGTAATGCAGCCTATTTATCAGAGGTTTTCCGTTCTGCCTTCTTAGCAGTTGATAAAGGGCAATATGAAGCATGCTTATCTGTTAATATGACTAAATGGCAAGCCCTACGAACTGTTATTTTACCTCAGATGATCCGCATTGCCATCCCACCCTCTGGTAACTACTACATTATGATGATTAAAGATACTTCTTTAGCCTTTACGATTGGAGTAATAGACATGATGGCTCGCGCAAAACTAGAAGCTGCCGTAACATACAAGTTTCTAGAGGCATACTTGATGGTTGGTCTAATTTACTGGATGATTTCTATCATACTCTCTTTCCTACAATCTAAACTTGAGTATTATGTTGAAAAGCCATATCGGAAGGAGGAAGTTAAATGATTAAAATAACTAATTTACATAAAAGCTATGGTCCTACCAATGTTCTAAAAGGAATTGATGTAGAAATTGCTGAAGGAGAAGTTGTAGCTATTATTGGACCATCTGGTTCGGGAAAGTCTACATTTTTACGTTGCATAAACTTTTTAGAGGAAGCTCAAGTAGGTTCAATTGAAATTGATGGTGCCAAAGTAGATTTAGAGAGTTATACAAAGAAGCTTGTGAGTGACCTTCGCAAGAAAACAGGCATGGTTTTTCAAAACTACAGTTTATTTAAAAATAAGACCGCACTTCAAAATGTCTCTGAACCTGTACGCTTAACACGTAATACACCCCGACAAGAGGCTGAACAATTAGCCTTTAAACTCTTAGCAGAGGTTGGTCTTCAAGGTAAGGAGCATAATTATCCAATTGCGCTTTCAGGAGGACAACAACAACGGGTAGGGATTGCACGTGCCTTAGCACTTGATCCGTATGTTATTTTATTCGATGAGCCTACTTCTTCTCTAGATCCGGAATTAGTCGAGGAAGTTTTGAATGTTATGAAGTCTGTTATCGTCGATAAAAAACGGACAATGATTGTTGTTACACATGAAATGGATTTTGCACAAAGTGTAGCAGACCGAGTGATTTTTATGGCAGATGGTATTATAGTAGAACAAGGTACACCGAAGGATATTTTCGAAAATCCACAAAACGAAAGAACAAAAAAATTCCTGAAAAACTACTTAAAAAATCATAATAAAGTTAGTGAAGTACATTAATGTTGTGAATCAGTACACCCCAATTCAACGACACATAGAAGTCAATATACCAGATGATTTTGCGGAACGACTATTAGAGGGTATGGTTGCAAAGGTTTAAGCGGAAGAGCATCTCTTGTTTAGTATAGTTTTCCCACTAAAAATAGAGGGTCGTGACTGTTGTCATAACCCTCTTGTTATATTGTTGATTATTTATTTGGTTGGGATTTAATAATCATATCTGAAATCTCTTCCCTTATTGGAAATTTCATACGCTAGGCGGATAGAGGACACTGCTAAATCTGCATATGTTATTTCTTTTGTTGGGTTAAACTGATTTTTTTCTGCCTTCACTAATCCAAGTGAGTGCGCCAAAACCACATATCCTGTGTTTTCCACTTTCATTTTTTCGCCATCTGTAAAATCATTTTTAAAAATATTGTTTTGTTTTGCTGCTTGCTCAAGACCCAGTGCCCGAATATACCATACTGCTAGCTCTTCTTTCGTAATTGGACTATTTACATCAAAGGTCTTCTGTTCTGTTTTCAAAATCCCCGCTTCCACCGCACGCTCAATTGCTTGATAGGAAGCATGTTTAGGACCCACATTTGTATAGGATTGCTTCATACTATCTGACTCTCTATAGTTGCTTGTCTCATAAATATACGTTAAGGAATTCATCATAATCTTGATTGCTTCCCCTCTAGACACTGCTGCATCCCCGTTAAAGGTTTTTGGATCAACCGTCAATACCTTTGCCTTGATTAAATAATTCAGTTCTTCAGCCGCTGTTGGATGAGAAACCTCGGGAGTCACTTCCATATTGTATTGGTTAATCCACTTGCCAGAATTGGCTTCTAACACATTAAAGGCTGTTTTATTAAAAAATGGAGAGTATATTAAATTATAATGTTTATTTTCTTTCTTTTGATTTTCTTTCATATAGCTCATTTTAATACTTAGCGCTTTACTCAAAATATCCTCTGCTTCTTTAGAAGAGATTACCTCTTCTACTGCCGGCCATTTATCAATCTGTGGTCTAACTACATTTAGACTTTCTAGAGATCCATCTTTATGAATATTTACACTAATTTGATCTCCCATAACCATAACTCCATTAACTATGCGGGGGAAGGTTATATAGTAATTGCCCATTGTTTCATCATGATAACCTTCCTCTAAAGGCATAGCGTATTCATGAAGGTATGAAGGTACCAATTCCTTTAAATACTTAACTGCTTGAGCAATCGCCTCTTCTTTAGAAATTGTGATCTCCTCTTTAGTCTCATCCATTTCGACCAATAAATCATTTTGGGTATTATGATACTGGAGCAGCTCACCAGTTTTCTTATCAAATTCTAATGTAGACCCACTTCCACTATTACCGTAGTTGTACATATAGTGAACACTAAATATATCTTGACCATAACTGTTTGTTACTTCTTCGACTGATTGAATGCTTAACTTGATCTTGTTAGACTTCACTTGTAATAACTTTTCTGCAGCTTTCTTTGCCTCTTCCTTCGTT carries:
- a CDS encoding YwbE family protein is translated as MNGQNRKDVKPGLEVYIVLKKDQRSGEKTKGIVKDLLTNSSFHPHGIKVRLTDGQIGRVCEIIG
- a CDS encoding DUF488 domain-containing protein, giving the protein MIRLEIYTIGHSSHTQKFFGSMLKKNNIELLADVRAFPGSRKWPQFSKDDFPKWLIKEDISYEHLSKLGGRRRKSKKISEEMNAGWNNQSFHNYADYTLTEEFQIGINELLEKAADKRTAYCCSERHPSRCHRLLISNFLVANGHIVKHIIDVNDNEIEIVNHEVGMWGAPAQVNEDGIVTYPFC
- a CDS encoding DHA2 family efflux MFS transporter permease subunit; this encodes MNTSTIEKKPPYLMLAILFFGAFVSFLNNSLLNVALPSIRDDFGKDYSTVQWLATGYMLVSGVLIPVSAFLITRFKNRTLFIVSMILFTIGTAMAALAPNFGFLLAGRMVQAAGSAVMGPLLMNVMLVSFPREKRGAAMGVFGLVMITAPAIGPTLSGYIVQYYDWRVLFEMILPFAILSIILAFWKLENVMDTRKVSLDYFSIVLSVIGFGGILYGCSMASSNGWGDTVVLTTIIVGAVALFLFITRQFKLEEPLLDLRVYKYPMFALGSVISMVNAAALFSGMILTPAYVQDVRGIDPLESGLMMLPGAIIMGVMSPITGKLFDKFGPRVLAVIGLGITAISTFMLAGLDLESSYAYIIGIYTIRMFGMSMVMMPIMTNGLNQLPTRLNPHGTAVNNTAQQVIGSIGTAIFVTIMTSAAATRGKELAAAMDPASMTEEAMKQIQAQSLLHGVQLSFIVAAVVTCVALVLSFFLKRVDVSATALADIEKEVKS
- a CDS encoding TetR/AcrR family transcriptional regulator — encoded protein: MNKRKKAVVDHAISLFVEQGIANTSIQDILERASISKGTFYNYFSSKNDCVEAILEQTRYDAALMRSGQMIGKDAKDLDVLVEQITVLLLINQSRGLDKIYEEILHSGDKELKKLVLKSRVHELQWLGQRFIEVFGEEIRSHSFEAAIIYYGILQHLTFTGRLMNQQDFKFEVVIKSTLRYIEKIVEMLMHEQTSVLNTDDLHIFFSSFVAIEITRKEVFDQLEQFKNSSDFTKNQHEIIEAVTQELEQQPIRNIVLESLLRTMTNEFSDSEMVQVVKELTSGLWYLMKQQKL
- a CDS encoding thioredoxin domain-containing protein, giving the protein MVTLKNTHLTLGNAEAPIKVEVFLNLACPYCASFFELVDGALLQYINENKVELIVKHYDKPREMLLPGTLINLNLDYSNPAKTLDNINSLFKEQETWDKLSSHGIKEYIENNYGLKEEEPNIDISLQVTAEAIKRGVKMVPTVFINDLEFQYPREIFSEELVQVLEQQLSKEKV
- a CDS encoding transporter substrate-binding domain-containing protein yields the protein MKLKKILSLSFILCISILLAACGDDSEKTSAGNKNEVSADKKVLKVGSSGIYPPFISVDDKGVPQGYDVEVLELVTESLGYEIEWTFAEFSGIFGMLDAGNIDTVSNLIAATEERRAKYDFSSPYAYSGASLVVPEDNTDINSIEDLKGKKVGVLLGNNLHQFLEKWNKENGNEIIITPYQDVSGTYNEVALGRLDAFIDVKITAASRIKDEGLPLKLYGEDYLIDFDYAFPFVRSKENKEFLADFSAEIEKLQEDGTLKKLSDKWSAIDVTIPHEK
- a CDS encoding amino acid ABC transporter permease; this encodes MKFDFEYMISLFPKIIEFLPIVLYIGTLSFLLAILFGLVFAFLTNNKTKILYPILKVIISYFRGVPTLIQIFILYFGVPQIFPSFSTMNAVTAVTIALSLRNAAYLSEVFRSAFLAVDKGQYEACLSVNMTKWQALRTVILPQMIRIAIPPSGNYYIMMIKDTSLAFTIGVIDMMARAKLEAAVTYKFLEAYLMVGLIYWMISIILSFLQSKLEYYVEKPYRKEEVK
- a CDS encoding amino acid ABC transporter ATP-binding protein; translation: MIKITNLHKSYGPTNVLKGIDVEIAEGEVVAIIGPSGSGKSTFLRCINFLEEAQVGSIEIDGAKVDLESYTKKLVSDLRKKTGMVFQNYSLFKNKTALQNVSEPVRLTRNTPRQEAEQLAFKLLAEVGLQGKEHNYPIALSGGQQQRVGIARALALDPYVILFDEPTSSLDPELVEEVLNVMKSVIVDKKRTMIVVTHEMDFAQSVADRVIFMADGIIVEQGTPKDIFENPQNERTKKFLKNYLKNHNKVSEVH
- a CDS encoding S-layer homology domain-containing protein: MKKLGIILTASALSIGVFSSAASAASTVEGQPAKVVAQVDATEKVVTKEDLLKKFHSAFPGIFDFVNASDFHMSSHNYPEDEMTRYHLYFSKLQNGKDISGSIGFYGEDYEIESFNYEPVSTPDALFPAKFSKEEAKKVAADFVKKYLKDGNYKLDEDFNDHYNYYSKQILTRPISYSFSFNRMKDDVAIADQSVNVTVLGNGEIVSFYGSQITKSPTFEDVKKVKDQKEALEKIKGNLTAKLQYQVNTNYETGENDVKLVYVPDVLSMNAITGEWFTGKEFLAEQPTKKEYVKVTETALPAKQNGITKEEAKKAAEKLLQVKSNKIKLSIQSVEEVTNSYGQDIFSVHYMYNYGNSGSGSTLEFDKKTGELLQYHNTQNDLLVEMDETKEEITISKEEAIAQAVKYLKELVPSYLHEYAMPLEEGYHDETMGNYYITFPRIVNGVMVMGDQISVNIHKDGSLESLNVVRPQIDKWPAVEEVISSKEAEDILSKALSIKMSYMKENQKKENKHYNLIYSPFFNKTAFNVLEANSGKWINQYNMEVTPEVSHPTAAEELNYLIKAKVLTVDPKTFNGDAAVSRGEAIKIMMNSLTYIYETSNYRESDSMKQSYTNVGPKHASYQAIERAVEAGILKTEQKTFDVNSPITKEELAVWYIRALGLEQAAKQNNIFKNDFTDGEKMKVENTGYVVLAHSLGLVKAEKNQFNPTKEITYADLAVSSIRLAYEISNKGRDFRYDY